TCGATTAATTGTGATAGCTGAGTTATCAAATCTCGCAGGAAGTTAGCGCCGTTTTGTCCTCCTTGCTGTGCCATAGTTTCTGCTACTAACTCGCAAGTTTCGAGAAATCCGACATCTAACAATTCTGAGTTATCTTGTAATATCTGCGGTTCCGATCCGTTGGGGCAATTCAGCAGGGTGTGAATTAGTTGGAGGTAGGCTTGGGCGCGGTTTTCTTCCATTGTTGGGGTGTTGTGAATAATCTCGGGTTTATTTTATCATGGTTGGGTTTTTTTTGAACCGCAGATGTTGGCGGATGTACGCGGATGGACGCAGATGAATTGTGCGTGGGTGCCGAGAAACCGGGTTTTTACGATGATATTCGATTAGAGGTGAAGATATTGGAAAAAACCCGGTTTCTGAGATTGTGCGTGGGTGGCGAGAAACCGGGTTTTTGCGATGATATTCGATTCGAGGCGAAGATATTGGAAAAAACCCGGTTTCTGAGATTGTGCGTGCAGTCCTAACCCGGACACAATGCTACCTTGGGCATTAATCTATCCAATATTTGTCCGATCGCAATTACCGTCCAATCAATATCAGCTTCGGTTGTTTCGCGTCCCAGTGTCAAGCGAATGCCACCAACGGCGTTAGTTTCGTCATATCCCATTGCCAATAATATCGGACTGGGGGTGAGTTTGCCGCTGCTACAAGCCGCACCGGAACTAATGCCAATTCCGGCTAAATTTAGCTGTCTCACCATAGTTTTGCCTGTAATTATCTCTGTGTCTCTCTTTTGGTAAGGGCGACAGGATGGGGAGACGAGGCAAAAACTGGTGTGGTGCGGCAGTCGGTAATATCGATCGCCCGTTGCGACTAAACTAGGTATGTCGGCTAATCCGTCAAAAAGTCGATCGCGCAATCCAATCAACCTAGGCGTTTCCACATCCATCTCCTGCAAAGCCAACTCCGCCGCCACTCCAAAACCCACGATTGCGGGCAGTGCTTGCGTCCCTGAACGCAGTTTCAACTCTTGTCCACCCCCGCCGAACATTGGTACTAATTCTAGTCCTGGACGCACGTACAGCGCGCCTGCACCTTGCGGCCCGTAAAGTTTGTGACTGGAGAGGGAAAGCAAGTCTACGGGGAGTTTCTGCACGTCTATGGGTAATTTGCCGGCAACTTGCACTGCATCGGTATGAAACAGAATATTGCGATCGCGCGCAATTCGCGATAATGCTTCTATTGGTTGCAGTGTACCAACTTCGCTTTGTCCGTAGATGATGGAAATTAACACTGTATGCGATCGTAATGATGCTTGCAAATCCAAAGGATGAATTCGCCCATATTTATCGACTGGTAATCGCGTTACTTCCCATCCCAATGCTTCGAGTTGTCGCACCGGTTCTGATACGGCGGAATGCTCTACACTGGAAATAATGATATGTTGTGGCTTTGTATAAAGACGAGCAACACCCATAATTGCTAAATTGTCCGCTTCCGTGCCGCCCGAAGTAAAAATCATCGATTCCGGTAGTGCATTGATCAAGCTAGCAACCTGCATTCTAGCTAATTCTAAAGCAGTCGCGGCCCTTTGTCCCCACTCGTGCAAGCTAGAAGGATTTCCCCAATGTTGAGTCAGGGCTTTTTGCATAGCTTCAATTGCTTCTGGGCGTGTAGGTGTCGTCGCGCTATAGTCGAGGTAAATTTGCATGATTTTAAAGAACGAATAACTAATGACCAATGACTAATGACCAATGACCAATGACCAATGCCCAATGCCCAATGCCCAATGCCCAATGCCCAATGACTAATGACTTCCCGGCTTACAAACGTTGTAGTCTTCGTGGGACAAAACTTTTTGTGGAATTAAGAAAGTGCCGCAATCTTCACAAAGCATTCTGTAGTTGCGTGTTACAGGAATACTCACAATCCAACGGTTGTGACGGAGACGTTTGCCACCGAAATCTCTGTAATTCTTATTTTCGCCCAAAGCTGCTATAATAGCGCGAGCTTTAGTAACTACATGGTCGGGCAGACCTCTGAGATCGATCGCATCTCTAGCAAATGATGCCTCCTTCTCTTGTTTTTTGGTTTGTTTTTCTGCCAGCAATTCCACATATTGCTGCTGCGCGATCAACTCTTGCGTGCAGCGATGGCACGCTTTACCATATCCTTTGTGACCGCAATCAAAAATTGTTTTTCTTTTAGCCATAAAGCATCAGTATCGGGTTTGACCCACGCCCCTGAATGCTGCTACCCTACCAGTGATGCTTCCGGCATCGCGGCAGTTCTACAAGACGCAAAATCTATTCCCTTTCATAAATTTAATATGTTCTAACTTTACTTGACCGAATATCTTTGAACTCTGAATAGACCGATGACCTCAATAAAATTTAAAATTTTGTGAATGTACTTTATTATAATTTATCCGGTGTATGTTGTGCTGGACTGCTGGCGATCGCCCTTACGGCCTGCGGACAAGCAAAGCAGGACGTGCAGAATTTACCTCCCAGTTTGGCTCCGCTGCCTCAAGACCCCTTGTTGCAAGTATACTTCAATCAGTCCCTCACTTCGAGTTATACAGAGCCTTACCGCCAGCAAACTAGGGCTGGAGACGATTTAGAAAAGTTAATCGCCGAGGCAGTCAAGAGTGCTGGATCGACGGTAGATGTAGCGGTTCAGGAGTTTCGGCTGCCGGGTATTGCGAGGGTTTTGGCCGATCGCGCGCGATCGGGAATTAAAGTCAGATTAATTGTCGAACATCTCTACAGTCGTCCTTGGAGCGATTATACAGCCCAGGAGTTGGCGAAATTGCCCGATCGAGAGCGCGATCGCTACACCGAATTTTTGCAACTCGCCGATACCAACAAAGACGGCAAATTAAGCCCGGAAGAAATCAAGCAAAATGATGCTTTGGTAATTGTCAAGGATGCGGGAATTCCTGTAATTGATGATACTGCTGATGGAAGTAAAGGCAGCGGTTTGATGCACCACAAATTTGTAGTAATTGATAGCAAAACAGTCATCGTAACTTCGGCTAATTTTACCACCAGCGATATCCACGGCGATTTCAAGACAGCAGCCAGTCGCGGCAATGCGAATAATTTGCTGAAAATTGAGAGTTCTCAATTAGCGCAAATATTTACTCAAGAATTTAACATTATGTGGGGCGACGGGCCCGGAGGCAAACCGGATAGCAAGTTTGGCATCAAAAAGCCAGTTCGTTCAGTCCAAAAATTGAAAATTGGCGATGCAACTGTGGCGGTACAATTTTCGCCGACGAGTGCGACTTTACCTTGGGAACAAAGCGTTAATAGTTTGATAAATCGAACTTTAGTAAAGGCAAAACAATCTGTTAATTTAGCACTCTTTGTATTTTCGGCGCAGCGGTTGTCAAATACCCTAGAACTTGAATCTAGGCGCGGTGTAGCGGTGCGAGCTTTGATTGACTCAAATTTCATTTATCGCCCTTACAGCGAAGGTTTAGACATGATGGGGGCCACTTTGATGCAAGATTGCCGGTTGGAATCTGACAATCGCCCGTGGAGAAAGCCGTTGACTACGGTGGGAGTGCCACTGTTACCAATGGGCGATCGCCTGCACCACAAATTCGGCGTGATCGACGGCAAAACAGTGATTGCAGGTTCTCACAATTGGACTGAGGCTGCAAATCACGGGAATGATGAGACGTTATTGGCGATCGACAGCCCGGTAATTGCGGCCCATTTTGAGCGAGAGTTCGATCGGCTGTACAAAGGTGCAATCCTGGGAATTCCCGCCCGCATCAAACAGAAAATTGACGCTAGAAAAAAAGAGTGCGAATCAGTACAAGCAGCATCAAAATCTGCGAATCCTAAACCTCAAACAGCCGCTAAAAAGTTAGTTAATTTGAATACAGCAACTCAGGAAGAATTAGAAACTTTGCCCGGGGTTGGCCCGAAGTTAGCCGAAAAAATCATTGCAGCGCGAGAAAAGCAGCCTTTTGAGTCTTGGGAAGATGTCGAAAGATTGCCCGGAGTCGGAAACAAGACTGTAGACAAATGGCGCGATCGAGTAACATGGTAATTAGGTTCGTAATTAGGTTCGTAGTGAGGACTTCAGTCCTTCTTCTTTCATTCGTAATTAGGTTCGTAGTGAGGACTTCAGTCCTTCTTCTTTCGTTCGTAGTGAGGACTTCAGTCCTTCCTTCCCAAGGTTCGTAGTAAGGACTTCAGTCCTTTTTTTAGCAAATCAGCAGCAAGGCTTTTCGTCCTCACTAAGTAGATGAGTGCAAAAAAACATAAGTTGTCATTGCGAGCGAAACGAAGTGAAGCGAAGCAATCGCAGCGGTTGCGATTCCTTTACCTTTTGTTACATACTTTGGTTTATTTGCACCTACCTACTTACAAACATATTTTATGCGGACTAAAGTCCTCACTACAAACCTGCAAGGCTTTTAGTCCTCACTACAAACATATTTTATGCGGACTAAAGTCCTCACTACAAACCTGCAAGGCTTTTCGTCCTCACTACAAACATATTTTATGCGGACTAAAGTCCTCACTACAAACCTGGTTTAAGTAATGGGGTGAAAATAAAATGCTGCGGCCAACACAATGTATGTTGCTAAAAGCAGCACTCCTTCCAGCCAATTAGAGCGCCCATCGAGACTAATAAGATTAGCAATTGTCACCGCAATCGCAACTGCAACCACTTCAAACGGATTAAAGTTCAAATCCATCGGCTGATGAATCACAATACCGATAATCACCAACACTGGCGCTACCAACAAAGCAACTAACAAACTCGAACCCATCGCCACAGAAACCGACAAATCCATATTGTTTTTTAGTGCAACTCCCACCGCCGTTACGTATTCCGCCGCGCCACCCACAATCGGCAACAGAATTACGCCTGTAAACAATGGCGTCAATCCCAATCCTTTGGTAGTTTCTTCGACAACACCCACGAAAATTTCTGATTCAAAAGCAACTGCCACTGTTGAAGCAACTAGCACACCTAGCCACAGCCACAAATTCGGTTTGTGTGCAGTAGATTCATCGGTATTTTCAGCATCTTCTAACTCTAGTATGCCAACTTCGTAAAGATAGCTGTGAGTTTTTAAGGAAAATAGCAGTGTTAGGGCGTAAACTGCAATTAGGACGATCGCAGTTATTAACGAAAGATTCTGAATGGCTGAGGGTTCGACTCCATTTGATGTGTAAATTACCATTGTTGGCAGCAGAATCGCAATCACTGCCAGAGTCATGGTGGAACCGTTGACTCGCGCGATAATTGGCTTGAATTCTTGTTCTTTGTAGCGGATTCCTCCTAGCAACATGGAAAATCCCATGACTAAGAGTAAGTTGCTGATAATTGTGCCGGTGATGCTGGCTTTCACAATGTCAATTAAGCCCGCTTTGAGAGCAACTATGGCGATAATTAATTCCGTAGCATTGCCGAAGACTGCATTTAATAACCCGCCGATGGATGGCCCTGTGACGATCGCCACTTCTTCTGTCGCTGTGCTCAACCAAATCGCCAGAGGTATAATGCCTAAGGCGGATGTGATGAAAACTGTGAGGGATCCCCAGTGCAAATGCTCGGCGGCGATGGAAATGGGGATAAAAATTAGCAGCGCTATGGAAAGAATTTTTTTGATTGACATAGGGACTCGGATGGTGTAATCAAGGTAAGGTCGAGTTGTCAGGGCGATCGCCAATTTGATTTTACATCAATACGCTTGGCCTCAGAAGACCGGGCGCTTAAAATCGCGTCTATACAAACACTCACGCACCTCCGTGGGTTGAAGACAAGACGATTAAAATTACGCGATATTCTTTACACCTATCGGAGTGGACGAAAGTTTTTATAGACACGGTTTCAACCGTACATCCTATCTGAGAAACAGTGCACCATCATTGCGAATGCTTAGGGATCTTTTATCCAAATCTAAATCAGTTGTCTCGTCTAATCTTACTTCCACTGTTCCTTCACCAACAGGTTTCAAGCTCGCTTTCAATAATGCACCATCTTGTCGCCTAAATACAATTGAGGCAGGTAGTGTCAGTGCTTGCAGCGAGACTGTTGAATTTTCGGCTAAGCTGCGACGGTTAGTTTGTCCCACTACTTGATAATATAGTCGATCGTTCGTTTTATTCGTTAATCTCACATTGGCTTTGCCATTAACGGGAACCATCTTACCGTCTGGAACTCTTTCTGGTTCGTTAGTTTGGGCAATTTCGCCAGCCAAACTCGCATTCTGGGTAAAAGGTAAAAAGCTGCTACCTGCTACGGCTAAGGTGACAGCCAGTAGGCTTGCTATCCAGGTTTTGTCGATCGCTAGTTTGGACATTATTTTGTTGGATGATGTGAGATGTTTCTGACTTAAAATCACTAATGAAACGCAGAAAGAATAAATAATACGATTATCAAAAATATTGCCACATAAAAATTAGAGGCGATCGCCTGTAGGGAAACGGCAATGCCGTGTCCGGCGGGGAGTTATGCTACAGACGGATAATTTGTATATAAGTAATCACTGTAGCAAGACTTTTTCACATTTGTCTAATCATGAAAAATCAAAAAATAAGGAAGGAAGGAAGAAGGAATAAATAAGATTTTTCTCATTTCCCTATCTCCTGCTCCTTCCTTGTGCCATTGTCTCCCACTCGCTTCTAGCAACAGCTATTCAACCCAACGCACGCGCACAAAATGAGCTTCCCGTCCCCAAAAGTCGTGACTGACAGAAATATCAACAATACTCAAATTAAACGGAATAGCAGTTGTCACGTAGCGCTGGGCCAGAGCCCCCAGATCGGGAGCTAACTGAGCTGCTGTCGCCGCTGCGGCACCCAAGCCCAAAAGTTGCAGGATCGGCCCCTTAGGCAGAGCTAAATTGATGCCGACAGCAAGACCAGCAGTCAGCAGCATTGCCACCGACAAATTGGTGCCGCAGCGGGGATGTACGGCTAAATCCCACTCTCCGCTGGCAATCCGCTGCAATGCCAACTCGACTGCATGGCGCAACTGTGTAATGTTGACGCGGCCGTACAGATAAAATCCTTGGTCTGTGGACATCCCGCCCAATAACTGATTGTCGGCTCTTGCTGTCGGCGTACCGCCTGATTGGCTGAGTACCCAAACCGTAGCGTGTTCCAACGCATGAACTTGGCGCAAAGTCAAGATTTCCTTCAAACCGGGAACAAAATCGAGTTGTCGCAACAAGTCAGCATCTTGATGACGCTGCGGGGCAAAGTCAAAAGGAAATTCGCTGGCGCGCGAAGAACTCGAAGCAGCATTGGTCGTCATGTCAAAACGCCTCCACAAATGTCAGATTTTAAATTTTAGAGGTTAGATTCACGGTTGAACGCGTTTGCCTGCGCGAAACTCTCCAGAAAACCGTCTGCCTTTAGCATCTGTAATTATGCCTCTGCCGTGGGGCAGTCCCTTACGCAATTCGCCTTCGTAGCGAATGCCGTTGGGGAAGCTGCAATTACCTTTGCCGTCTAGCTTTTCATTGAAAAACTGACCGTCGCAGCGCGTGCCGTCCGATCGGGTAAAAACTCCTCGACCAAACGGGTTTCCTGCGAAAAACTGTCCGGCGTAGCGATCGCCGCTAGCAAAGATAAATTGTCCTTGACCGTGCGGCTGGCTGCTAGAAGCCCCACCGCCAACTTGTTGAACAATTTCAAATGTTCCCCTGTAGCGATCGCCCGTAGCAAAAATAGCTTCTCCCCTAACGATCAGACCGTTGCGGAACTCTCCCACCATGCGGTCATCGTTGGCGAACAAGAATGTGCCTTGACCGTTGGGCACGCCGTTACGAAACTCTCCTTCGTAGCGATCGCCCTTGGAGTATACGTATACTCCTTGTCCCTGAGGTCGGCCGTTAACGAAATTTCCTTCATAATTGTCGCCATTCTCGTAGTTGCATCTGACTCGACCGTTGGGCGGAGAGCCTTCACAAGCTGGAGGGCGCTTTTGTTCTGCTGCTGGGGCCGCCAGTGACGACTGAGTGTTGGCAGCCAGACAGAGGCATCCTACCCCCGAACTAACCAACATCAAGATTCCGAATTTTTTAATTGAGCGAAGCATGACGGTTCTCAATTTTCTTTCT
This genomic window from Microcoleus sp. bin38.metabat.b11b12b14.051 contains:
- a CDS encoding DUF655 domain-containing protein, with amino-acid sequence MNVLYYNLSGVCCAGLLAIALTACGQAKQDVQNLPPSLAPLPQDPLLQVYFNQSLTSSYTEPYRQQTRAGDDLEKLIAEAVKSAGSTVDVAVQEFRLPGIARVLADRARSGIKVRLIVEHLYSRPWSDYTAQELAKLPDRERDRYTEFLQLADTNKDGKLSPEEIKQNDALVIVKDAGIPVIDDTADGSKGSGLMHHKFVVIDSKTVIVTSANFTTSDIHGDFKTAASRGNANNLLKIESSQLAQIFTQEFNIMWGDGPGGKPDSKFGIKKPVRSVQKLKIGDATVAVQFSPTSATLPWEQSVNSLINRTLVKAKQSVNLALFVFSAQRLSNTLELESRRGVAVRALIDSNFIYRPYSEGLDMMGATLMQDCRLESDNRPWRKPLTTVGVPLLPMGDRLHHKFGVIDGKTVIAGSHNWTEAANHGNDETLLAIDSPVIAAHFEREFDRLYKGAILGIPARIKQKIDARKKECESVQAASKSANPKPQTAAKKLVNLNTATQEELETLPGVGPKLAEKIIAAREKQPFESWEDVERLPGVGNKTVDKWRDRVTW
- the cax gene encoding calcium/proton exchanger, whose protein sequence is MSIKKILSIALLIFIPISIAAEHLHWGSLTVFITSALGIIPLAIWLSTATEEVAIVTGPSIGGLLNAVFGNATELIIAIVALKAGLIDIVKASITGTIISNLLLVMGFSMLLGGIRYKEQEFKPIIARVNGSTMTLAVIAILLPTMVIYTSNGVEPSAIQNLSLITAIVLIAVYALTLLFSLKTHSYLYEVGILELEDAENTDESTAHKPNLWLWLGVLVASTVAVAFESEIFVGVVEETTKGLGLTPLFTGVILLPIVGGAAEYVTAVGVALKNNMDLSVSVAMGSSLLVALLVAPVLVIIGIVIHQPMDLNFNPFEVVAVAIAVTIANLISLDGRSNWLEGVLLLATYIVLAAAFYFHPIT
- a CDS encoding DUF6391 domain-containing protein, coding for MTTNAASSSSRASEFPFDFAPQRHQDADLLRQLDFVPGLKEILTLRQVHALEHATVWVLSQSGGTPTARADNQLLGGMSTDQGFYLYGRVNITQLRHAVELALQRIASGEWDLAVHPRCGTNLSVAMLLTAGLAVGINLALPKGPILQLLGLGAAAATAAQLAPDLGALAQRYVTTAIPFNLSIVDISVSHDFWGREAHFVRVRWVE
- a CDS encoding MORN motif-containing protein, translated to MLRSIKKFGILMLVSSGVGCLCLAANTQSSLAAPAAEQKRPPACEGSPPNGRVRCNYENGDNYEGNFVNGRPQGQGVYVYSKGDRYEGEFRNGVPNGQGTFLFANDDRMVGEFRNGLIVRGEAIFATGDRYRGTFEIVQQVGGGASSSQPHGQGQFIFASGDRYAGQFFAGNPFGRGVFTRSDGTRCDGQFFNEKLDGKGNCSFPNGIRYEGELRKGLPHGRGIITDAKGRRFSGEFRAGKRVQP
- a CDS encoding cysteine desulfurase family protein — translated: MQIYLDYSATTPTRPEAIEAMQKALTQHWGNPSSLHEWGQRAATALELARMQVASLINALPESMIFTSGGTEADNLAIMGVARLYTKPQHIIISSVEHSAVSEPVRQLEALGWEVTRLPVDKYGRIHPLDLQASLRSHTVLISIIYGQSEVGTLQPIEALSRIARDRNILFHTDAVQVAGKLPIDVQKLPVDLLSLSSHKLYGPQGAGALYVRPGLELVPMFGGGGQELKLRSGTQALPAIVGFGVAAELALQEMDVETPRLIGLRDRLFDGLADIPSLVATGDRYYRLPHHTSFCLVSPSCRPYQKRDTEIITGKTMVRQLNLAGIGISSGAACSSGKLTPSPILLAMGYDETNAVGGIRLTLGRETTEADIDWTVIAIGQILDRLMPKVALCPG